One Carcharodon carcharias isolate sCarCar2 chromosome 1, sCarCar2.pri, whole genome shotgun sequence DNA window includes the following coding sequences:
- the LOC121281929 gene encoding interleukin-8-like, with product MNRATTIMIVILLLCAITTQGIPIPGTQGRCQCPQTTSNPINPRHIKSLKYIPKGSHCETLEIIVTMKNGNRLCVNPDAGWVKIIIKATKGARPHK from the exons ATGAACAGAGCAACCACTATAATGATTGTCATCCTGCTCCTGTGTGCCATTACTACACAGG GTATTCCAATCCCAGGTACTCAAGGACGGTGCCAGTGCCCTCAGACCACCTCCAATCCTATCAATCCGAGGCACATCAAGAGTTTGAAATACATTCCCAAAGGATCACACTGTGAGACACTGGAAATAAT TGTGACCATGAAAAATGGGAATAGATTATGTGTGAATCCTGATGCCGGGTGGGTGAAGATTATCATTAAAGCTACAAAAG